The Candidatus Krumholzibacteriia bacterium genome contains a region encoding:
- a CDS encoding efflux RND transporter permease subunit, with product MTQRDDGYRGQGIVHWFTDNSVASNVLMVLIVAAGLVTLTSMRQEVFPEFSTDTISVSVPYPGATPSEVEESIATKIEEAVQGVDGIDRLTSSSNEGAGTVVIEVEDGADVRTVLDDVKSRVDAIDTFPEDAEKPVIQEVLIRRQVLNVAIAADADERSLRELGDRVRDEITQLPNVSQADLVNVRPYEISIEVSERDLRRHGLTFDQVANAVRRSSLDLPGGSIKTEGGEVLLRGIGQAYRGDDFETIVLITRPDGTRVLLGDVATVVDGFADTDQAAYFDGRPSSMVKVFRVGEEDAIRIADQVKAYVAQADRWLPEGVRLVIWDDSSEILKQRRDLLLRNGFSGLALVILVLTLFLRLRLALWVSLGIPISFLGAIALMPVFGVTINMISLFAFIVVLGIVVDDAIVVGENIFTHYRRHGNGFRAAVEGTQEVAMPVTFGVLTTVVAFIPMFFIPGLTGKIFAVIPAVVIPVLLFSLVESKTVLPAHLKHLKGEGGEWGWGMRIAAMVVAALILLLFYRVVDRVAGIPLPTVIYVGIPAAIAAVIISRYQKDIGRALERFVQTRYRPVLDLAARYRYFTIAGGVATLAITVALVAGGHIKVRLFPNVESDSIVARVDMPLGTPVETTREAVARIERAASAVRADLEAELGDEGAGIFRHRLTSIGYQPSLAEGGGPMGPADGNFSGGHLGEVAIELTGSEDRTISSTEISRRWKQEVGEIPGAVGLSFVADLFDAGAPIDIQLASTDIDELESTADAIKAELTNFAGVSEITDSYDTGKRELRVRIRPEGEILGLTQLDVARQVRQAFFGEEAQRIQRGRDEVKVMVRYPEDDRRSLGDFESMRVRTPDGTEVPLLRVADVERGRGFSTIRRVDRQRVINVTADVDDEVANANEILAAVEANALPPILRDHPRVSWSFEGEQKEQRDSNQGLIRGFLLALLVIYAMMAIPFRSYVHPAVVMSAVPFGVVGAIWGHMLMGEPLSRLSFIGMIALLGVVVNDSLVMVDYINRRRREGADMHEAVLMAGPARFRAILLTSMTTFMGLLPMLLEQSLQAQFLIPLAISLGFGVVFATVVTLFIVPCSYLVLEDVLAIFARGVSRLRGRDATPAPIPAPEPARSAGARAVGNASSEGGPGEHHR from the coding sequence ATGACGCAGCGCGACGACGGCTACCGCGGCCAGGGCATCGTCCACTGGTTCACCGACAACAGCGTCGCGTCGAACGTGCTCATGGTTCTGATCGTCGCCGCCGGCCTGGTGACGCTCACGTCGATGCGGCAGGAGGTCTTCCCGGAGTTCAGTACCGACACGATCAGCGTGTCGGTCCCGTATCCGGGCGCGACCCCCTCGGAGGTCGAGGAATCCATCGCGACCAAGATCGAGGAAGCGGTGCAGGGCGTCGACGGGATCGACCGTCTGACCTCGTCGAGCAACGAGGGCGCGGGGACCGTGGTGATCGAGGTCGAGGACGGCGCCGACGTGCGCACCGTGCTCGACGACGTGAAGTCGCGCGTCGACGCAATCGACACCTTCCCGGAGGACGCAGAGAAGCCGGTGATCCAGGAGGTGCTGATCCGCCGGCAGGTGCTGAACGTGGCCATCGCTGCCGACGCCGACGAGCGCAGCCTGCGCGAACTCGGAGATCGCGTGCGGGACGAGATCACCCAGCTGCCGAACGTGTCGCAGGCCGACCTGGTGAACGTGCGGCCCTACGAGATCAGCATCGAGGTCAGCGAACGCGACCTGCGCCGCCACGGCCTGACCTTCGACCAGGTCGCGAACGCGGTGCGCCGCAGCTCGCTCGACCTGCCGGGCGGTTCGATCAAGACCGAAGGCGGCGAGGTCCTGCTGCGCGGCATCGGCCAGGCCTACCGCGGCGACGACTTCGAGACGATCGTCCTGATCACCCGGCCCGACGGCACCCGCGTGCTGCTCGGCGACGTGGCCACGGTGGTCGACGGCTTCGCCGACACCGACCAGGCGGCCTACTTCGACGGCCGACCCAGCTCCATGGTCAAGGTCTTCCGCGTGGGCGAGGAGGACGCGATCCGCATCGCCGACCAGGTGAAGGCCTACGTGGCCCAGGCCGATCGGTGGCTGCCCGAGGGCGTGCGGCTGGTGATCTGGGACGACAGCTCCGAGATCCTGAAGCAGCGCCGCGACCTGCTGCTGCGCAACGGCTTCTCGGGGTTGGCCCTGGTGATCCTCGTGCTCACGCTGTTCCTGCGGCTGCGACTGGCACTCTGGGTCAGCCTGGGCATCCCGATCAGTTTCCTCGGTGCGATCGCGCTCATGCCGGTCTTCGGCGTGACCATCAACATGATCTCGCTGTTCGCGTTCATCGTGGTGCTGGGCATCGTGGTCGACGACGCGATCGTGGTGGGCGAGAACATCTTCACGCACTACCGCCGCCACGGGAACGGCTTCCGCGCCGCGGTCGAGGGCACGCAGGAAGTCGCCATGCCGGTGACCTTCGGCGTGCTGACCACGGTGGTGGCCTTCATCCCGATGTTCTTCATCCCGGGGCTGACGGGGAAGATCTTCGCGGTGATCCCGGCCGTGGTGATCCCGGTCTTGCTGTTCTCGCTGGTCGAGAGCAAGACGGTGCTGCCCGCCCACCTCAAGCACCTGAAGGGCGAAGGCGGTGAGTGGGGCTGGGGCATGAGGATCGCGGCCATGGTCGTGGCCGCGCTGATCCTGCTGCTCTTCTACCGCGTGGTCGATCGCGTCGCGGGCATTCCGCTGCCCACGGTGATCTACGTCGGCATCCCGGCCGCGATCGCCGCGGTGATCATCTCGCGATACCAGAAGGACATCGGCCGGGCGCTCGAGCGCTTCGTGCAGACGCGCTACCGGCCGGTGCTCGACCTGGCCGCGCGCTATCGCTACTTCACCATTGCCGGCGGCGTGGCCACCCTCGCGATCACGGTGGCCCTGGTGGCCGGCGGCCACATCAAGGTGCGCCTGTTCCCGAACGTCGAATCGGACTCGATCGTCGCCCGGGTCGACATGCCGCTGGGCACCCCGGTCGAGACGACGCGTGAGGCCGTGGCGCGCATCGAGCGCGCCGCCTCCGCGGTCCGGGCCGACCTCGAGGCCGAGCTGGGCGACGAGGGTGCGGGCATCTTCCGCCACCGCCTGACCTCGATCGGCTACCAGCCGAGCCTGGCCGAGGGCGGTGGACCCATGGGTCCGGCCGACGGCAACTTCAGCGGCGGCCACCTCGGGGAGGTCGCGATCGAACTGACGGGCAGCGAGGACCGCACGATCAGCTCCACGGAGATCTCCCGGCGCTGGAAGCAGGAGGTCGGGGAGATCCCCGGCGCGGTCGGGCTCTCGTTCGTGGCCGATCTCTTCGACGCCGGGGCGCCGATCGACATCCAGTTGGCCTCGACCGACATCGACGAACTCGAGTCCACGGCCGACGCGATCAAGGCCGAGCTCACGAACTTCGCCGGCGTGAGCGAGATCACCGACTCCTACGACACGGGCAAGCGCGAGCTACGGGTGCGGATCCGGCCCGAGGGAGAGATCCTCGGCCTGACCCAGCTCGACGTGGCCCGTCAGGTGCGCCAGGCCTTCTTCGGCGAAGAAGCCCAACGGATCCAGCGCGGCCGCGACGAGGTGAAGGTCATGGTCCGCTACCCCGAGGACGACCGCCGCAGCCTCGGAGACTTCGAGAGCATGCGCGTGCGCACCCCCGACGGCACCGAGGTCCCCTTGCTCCGCGTGGCCGATGTGGAGAGGGGCCGCGGCTTCTCGACGATCCGACGGGTCGACCGTCAGCGCGTGATCAACGTGACCGCCGACGTCGACGACGAGGTGGCCAACGCCAACGAGATCCTCGCCGCGGTCGAAGCGAACGCACTCCCTCCGATCCTGCGCGACCACCCGCGCGTGAGCTGGTCGTTCGAGGGAGAACAGAAGGAACAACGCGACAGCAACCAGGGCCTGATACGCGGCTTCCTGCTGGCCCTGCTCGTGATCTACGCGATGATGGCCATTCCCTTCCGCAGCTACGTGCATCCGGCGGTCGTGATGAGCGCCGTACCCTTCGGCGTGGTCGGGGCGATCTGGGGCCACATGCTCATGGGCGAACCTCTCAGCCGCCTGTCGTTCATCGGCATGATCGCGTTGCTCGGCGTGGTGGTGAACGACAGCCTGGTCATGGTCGACTACATCAACCGCCGTCGGCGCGAGGGCGCCGACATGCACGAGGCCGTGCTCATGGCGGGGCCGGCCCGCTTCCGCGCGATCCTGCTGACCTCGATGACCACCTTCATGGGCCTGCTGCCGATGCTGCTCGAGCAGAGCCTGCAGGCGCAGTTCCTGATCCCGCTGGCGATCAGCCTTGGCTTCGGGGTGGTCTTCGCCACCGTGGTCACGCTGTTCATCGTGCCGTGCAGCTATCTCGTCCTGGAGGATGTCCTGGCCATCTTCGCGAGGGGGGTCTCCCGGCTCCGCGGCCGCGACGCGACGCCCGCACCGATACCCGCTCCCGAGCCGGCCCGGAGCGCGGGTGCCCGGGCCGTCGGCAACGCATCCTCCGAGGGGGGTCCCGGCGAACATCACCGGTGA
- a CDS encoding tetratricopeptide repeat protein, which yields MRLWITVLALTTATAGAAAEIAGSGATTAQTARYADERWAALEDVDELLTVGKYEAAVERLEELVAEDPDDIEAAWRLGKAYVDIGEVEAEVGSEDETRDYYRRGVDQLRAARALDPEHPDVNFNLAIAIGRHSLMGGNGDKVRGSREVKELALKTIEIDPDHDGAYHLLGRWHREVASLGFFTKALVRVVYGGFPDASYEQALEHFRRAYAIEPRMAHRLEIGIVLDEMGREDEARAVFEEVLEMESDHVDAWLMRAEAQRRLSS from the coding sequence ATGCGCCTCTGGATCACCGTGCTCGCCCTGACCACCGCCACGGCCGGCGCGGCCGCGGAGATCGCCGGCAGCGGCGCAACGACCGCGCAGACGGCACGCTACGCCGACGAACGCTGGGCGGCGCTGGAGGACGTCGACGAATTGCTCACCGTGGGCAAGTACGAAGCGGCCGTCGAGCGCCTCGAAGAGCTGGTCGCCGAGGATCCGGACGACATCGAGGCGGCCTGGCGTCTGGGCAAGGCCTACGTCGACATCGGCGAAGTCGAGGCCGAGGTCGGCAGCGAGGACGAGACCCGCGATTACTACCGCCGCGGCGTCGATCAGCTGCGCGCCGCGCGCGCGCTCGACCCCGAGCACCCCGACGTGAACTTCAATCTGGCCATCGCCATCGGGCGGCACTCGCTCATGGGCGGCAACGGGGACAAGGTCCGCGGCTCGCGCGAAGTCAAGGAACTGGCCCTGAAGACGATCGAGATCGACCCGGACCACGACGGTGCCTATCATCTGCTCGGCCGCTGGCACCGCGAGGTCGCGTCGCTCGGTTTCTTCACCAAGGCGCTGGTCCGGGTGGTGTACGGTGGTTTCCCCGATGCCAGCTACGAACAGGCCCTGGAACACTTCCGTCGAGCCTACGCGATCGAACCGCGCATGGCCCACCGGCTGGAGATCGGGATCGTCCTCGACGAAATGGGTCGCGAGGACGAAGCGCGCGCGGTGTTCGAAGAGGTCCTCGAGATGGAGAGCGACCACGTCGACGCCTGGCTGATGCGTGCCGAGGCCCAGCGCCGCCTGTCGAGCTGA